The Pseudomonas hefeiensis genomic sequence AAAAAGGAATAAAGATAGATCACATCGATATAGGTGGTTATAAGAAAAATCGCTATGCTCGCGACCAGATTTTATTTCATGCGGTCGCGCTTAATGGATTTCGGTAATGTCGGTTTAGTCATAGCGGGCTTGGTCGTCGGTTTCATCGTCGGGATGACCGGCGTGGGTGGCGGTTCGCTGATGACCCCCATTCTGTTGTGGTTTGGTATCAACCCTGCAACCGCAGTGGGTACGGATCTGCTGTACGCGGCGATAACCAAGTCCGGGGGGGTACTGGTTCACGCCAAAAACCGCAACATCGATTGGGCCATCACCGGCTGGTTGACCTTGGGCAGCGTGCCGGCGGTTGGGTTGACGCTGTGGTTTCTCAGCAGCCTGCACAGTTCGCCCGACGCCATGAACGCGGTCATCAAGCAAGCCCTGGGTTTTGTGCTGTTCGCTACCGCCCTGGCGATCCTGTTCAAGAAGCGCCTTCTGCAATTTGCCCATGATCGTGCGGGCGGCCACTACAATCCCACCGGATCGCGGCTCAATGTGCTCACTGTCGTCACTGGCCTGGTCCTGGGCGTCATGGTTGCGCTGACCTCCATTGGCGCTGGCGCACTGGGCACCGTCGCACTGTTCATTCTCTATCCATTCCTGGTCACCAAGCGCCTGGTGGGCACTGAAATCGCCCACGCGGTGCCACTGACCCTGGTCGCCGGCCTGGGCCACGCCAGCATGGGCAACATGGACTGGCACATCCTGGGTTACCTGCTGATCGGTTCGTTGCCGGGCATCTACCTGGGCAGTCACTTGTCGGGGCGCATTTCCGATGAGGTGCTGCGCCCATGCCTGGCAGTGATGCTGGCGATGATCGGGTTCAAGTTGGCGTTCTAACCTGCGCACCAATCAATGTGTGCGAGCCTGCTCGCGATGAGGCCGGTACAGCAAACACCTGCTTGACTGACTGTGCGCCGTCGCGAGCAGGCTCGCTCCCACAGGAGTTGTGCCCGACTCCTGTAACGAAATTGTTCATCTCCTACGCCACGGTTGCGCAATGACCCCTCTGGCCTAAGCTTCAAGGCAGGCAGACGCGGTATTGGGCGACTGTCGCGGAACAATCGCCACCATGCGCAATCAGTACAGCGTAGATATCAAAAGGAGAGGCGCATGCTCATTCGGTCGTTGACCTTCGCTACCTTGCTGGCCATTGCCGGTCCCTTGTTCGCCGCAGATGGCGACTCACCCTTGGCGGTGGACAAGGGCAAATCCCGCCCCTTGATTGTCATCGCGCCCAGCACTGTTGACCCTGCCTGGGTCAGCCTGAAAAAAGCCCTGGAGGAGCCGGCCGGCAAACAGGGCTTTTCCGAGCGCAACCTGGTGCTTTACACCGTGCTCAACACGATGGGGCAGCGCGACGGCAAAGACCTGGACCCGCAAAGCACCATGGCGCTGATCCGTTCACTCAAGTTGGGGGCCGGTGCCCAGACCAAGATCATCCTGGTGGGCAAGGATGGAGAAAAGAAGCTTGAGCACTCAGGAGCGATCGAGCTGAAGGACATCTTCGACACCGTCGATAAACTGCCTTCGGCAGAACAGGAAGCGGCGGCGCCAACCCCGACTCCCGCGCCTGAAGCCGCACCGGCCAAGGATGTGAAGGGCGCCAAGGCGAGCAAACCGATGGCTGAGCCGAAGCCGCTGGAGGATTGACCGGGCAGGCGATGAGATCCCTTTGTGGCGAGGGAGCAAGCTCCCTCGCCACAAAGATTTGCGTAGCCTATTGTTTCTCCAGCGCCGTCAGGATCTTGTGCGCCGCCTTCACCCGCTCCTCAATCGGGTAGTTTTTGTTTGCCAGTATCACGATCCCCATAGCCTTTCCTGGTACGAATGCCGCATAGGCACCAAAGCCACCGGTCGAGCCGGTCTTGTTGATCCAGCTATTGTCCGGTGCGGGCAAGGGTGGGTTGAGCGGTTCCACTTTTTGTGGCATCAGCGCCATTTGCGGTGCATTACCGGCCAATAACGCGTCAAGCGTGACTGGGTAAGGGTAGAACTCCCAACCCAATCCCTGGGTCATGCCACTGGCTTTGTAGAACCCGGTGTGCGTCGTGGCGATGGCCTGCCGCAGATCGGCGTCCAGCTTTTCGGGCCGCAGGTTAGCCTCAATGAAGCGAAGCAAGTCCGATGAACTGGTTTTCACGCCATAGGCTTCGGAGTCGAGCGCTCCCGGTCCGACCCGCACAGGTTTGCCGTCCTTCGCGTAGCCTTGGGCGTATCGGTTCAATTGGTCCTTGGGCACCCGCACATAACTGTGCTTGAGGCCCAATCCCGGCATGAGTGTCTGTTCCATCACATCATCAAACGGTCGACCCAGGCTGCGGGCTGCCAGGTAGCCGAACAGGCCGATGCTCGGGTTTGAATAGAGCCGCTGGGTACCGACCGGGTAGAGTGGTTTCCAGGTCTTGTAGTAACTGAACATCCGGTCCGGATGGTCCGCTTCGCCAGGAAACTGCAAAGGCAGGCCACCCGGCGTGTAGGTGGCGAGGTTGAGCAGGCTGATGCCTTGCAGGGCGCTGCCGCTCAGCTCGGGGGCGAAGCGACCGGCCGGGTCCGACAGGGACAATTTGCCCTGGGCCTGGGCGTAGGCACCGAGGGTGGCGGTGAAGGTTTTGCTGACCGAGCCGATTTCGAACAGCGTCTGGTCGGTCACTGCCTGCTTCGTGTCCTTGGAGGCGACCCCGTAATTGAAGTAATGACGTTCACCCTTGTGAGTGATTGCCACGGCCATGCCGGCGATGTCCTGTTGTTTCATCAAGGGCTGGATCACGGCATTGACAGTGTCTTCAACGCGTTCCTGGGCAAAGCCCGTTGTCGTTCCGCAGGCGATGAAAAAAGCGCCCGTGAGTATCGATTTGGCAATGTGCATGTCTGACCGTTCTCCATGAGTCCTGATGATGCCAGCTGCTCTGCCAGCAGCTTTGGGGCACTCAATCTAGGGAGTTTTCGGTTGTCCGGCAATCGTGGGCCTTGCGGTCCGAACGGGGTTGCGAGTCATCTGACCGGGTTGCAAGAGACTTCCTACGAAAATCTTTAGCGTCCGGGCATTCAACGGACTCATGGCAAACCACACAAACCACTGGTCGCCGGGTAAACTTGCGCTCTTTCTAAAGGAGTCCACATGAGCTACTACCAGCCCGGCATTCTCGCCACCCCTGTTCCGCCTCAGGCCCGTCACTTGTTTTTTGCCCTGGAATCGGTCGAGGCGCTGCCGGCTGCGATCGATAAGCTTTTGTTGCAACTCGATGGGCGAGTAGTGATCGGCCTTGGCGAGTCGCTGGTCCAGGCGCTGGGTGCGCAGGTCGAAGGCCTGCGGGCATTTCCGGCCCTGGCCGGCGTGGGCGTGGACAACCCTTCGACTCAACACGCGCTGTGGTGCTGGCTACACGGCGAAGACCGTGGCGAGCTGCTGCACCGCAGCCGCGCCATCGAGGCCGCTCTGGCCCCGGCGTTGCGCCTGGTGCAGATGAACGAAACCTTCCGCCACATGACCGGCCATGACCTGACCGGTTATGAAGACGGCACTGAGAATCCTCACGATGAAGCGGCCATCGCCGCCGCCCTGGCCCAAGGTGTCGATGGGGTGCGCGGCGGCAGTTTCGCGGCGATCCAGCAATGGCAGCACGATCTGGACGGTTTTGCCGCCATGCAGCCCCATGAGCGCGACAACATCATGGGCCGGCGCCTGAGCGACAACGAGGAAATCGACGATGCCCCGGAGTCGGCCCACGTCAAACGCACCGCCCAGGAAAGCTTCGCCCCAGAAGCCTTCGTCGTACGCCGCTCCATGCCGTGGATTGAAGGGGATCGTGCTGGCCTGATGTTCCTGGCGTTCGGTTTCTCCCTCGACGCCTTCGAGGCTCAACTGCGGCGCATGAGCGGGTTGGAGGACGGCATCACCGACGGTCTGTATCGCATGAGCCGACCGATTACGGGAGGCTACTACTGGTGCCCGCCGTTGCTGGACGGGCGTCTGGATCTACGGGCTTTGGCCCGCTGAACCCAGCGCAAGCGCAACGGCTTGTGCAAAAGTACAGCGTGAACGCTATTCTTGGGCCGGACGTCTATCCGTGGAATGGGGAGAGCGAACGTGGATAAAGTCATCGTCATCACCGGTGGCGGCCGCGGGATTGGGGCGGCCACGGCGCTGTTGGCTGCCGACCTGGGCTATCGGATCTGCATCAATTACCAGTCTGATGAAGGCGCCGCGCAGGATGTGCTTGGACAGGTCCGGGCCAAGGGTGCACAGGCGATTGCCGTGCGGGCGGATGTGAGCATCGAAGATGAAGTGGTCGCGCTGTTCGACCGTGTGGACGCTGAGTTGGGCCGTGTCACCGCTTTGGTGAACAACGCCGGAACGGTCGCCCACAAGTCCCGGCTCGACGAAATGTCCGAGTTTCGCATTCTCAAGATCATGAAGACCAACGTCCTGGGGCCGATTCTCTGCGCCAAGCACGCGGTGCTGCGCATGTCGCCCAGGCATGGCGGGCAAGGTGGCAGTATTGTGAACGTCTCCTCGGTGGCCGCCCGCCTGGGCGCGCCGGGCGAGTATGTCGACTACGCGGCCTCCAAGGGCGCGCTGGACACCTTCACCATTGGCCTGTCCAAGGAAGTGGCCGGGGAAGGTATCCGCGTCAATGCCGTTCGCCCAGGTTATATCTACACCGATTTCCATGCCCTCAGCGGCGACCCGGACCGGGTCAGTAAGCTGGAGTCGGCAATTCCCATGGCCCGTGGCGGCCGTCCCGATGAAGTGGCTGAAGCGATTATCTGGTTGCTGTCGGACAAGGCTTCGTATGCGACCGGGACGTTTGTGGATTTGGGGGGCGGGCGCTGAGCGCTGAAACATAAGTTGTCTGTTCTGCCGCCATCGCGAGCAGGCTCGCTCCCACATTGGGTTTGCGGCGAGACGAATATCTCAGCTACTCAGCAGATCTCATGTGGGAGCGAGCCTGCTCGCGATGGGGCAATAACAGACAACCCAATATCAAAACGACCGAATAATCCGCCCCAACGTCTCCATAGCCTTCTCCGACACTTCGGTCCACGGGCTGCCATAGTTCAAGCGGATACAATTGCCGAAACGCCGGGTCGGTGAAAAAATCGGCCCCGGAGCGATGCTGATGCCCTGGGCCAAGGCCATCTGGAACAGTTTCAGCGAGTCCATCTGCTCGGGCAGTTCCAGCCACAGAAAATACCCCCCCGCCGGCTGGCTGACGCGGGTCTGGGCGGGGAAGTAACGGGCGATGGCGGCGAGCATGGCGCTTTGCTGTTCTTCCAGAGCGTAGCGCAGTTTGCGCAGATGACGATCATAGCCACCGTGTTGCAGGTAATCGGCGATGGCCGCCTGGGCCGGCATCGAGGCGCACAGCGATGTCATGAGTTTGAGCCGTTCGATCTTCTGTGCGTAACGCCCGGCGGCGACCCAGCCGATGCGATAACCCGGCGCCAGGCTCTTGGCGAACGAACCGCAATGCATCACCAGCCCTTCGGTGTCGAACGCCTTGGCCGGCTTGGGTGCCTGCTGGCCGTAATAGAGTTCTGCGTAAACGTCGTCCTCGATCAGCGGCACCTGATGACGGCGTAGCAACTCCACCAACGCCTGTTTTCTTTCCTCGGGCATGGTCGCGCCCATGGGATTCTGGAAACTGGTCATGCACCAGCACGCTTTGATCGGGTGGCGCTCCAGCGTCTGCTCCAATACGTCCAGATCAATCCCGTCGCGCGGGTGTACGGGGATTTCCACCGCCTTGAGCTTGAGCCGCTCCAGCACTTGCAGGCTGGCGTAGAACGCTGGCGCCTCGATTGCCACCAGGTCGCCGGGCTCGGTCACGGCTTGCAGGCACAGGTTCAAGGCTTCCAGGGCGCCGTTGGTGACCAGCAGTTCTTCCATGGGCAGCATCAGCCCGCCGACCATGTAGCGCAGGGCGATCTGCCGGCGCAGTTGCGGATTGCCCGGCGACATGTCCGTGACCACCACTCGAGGGTCCATATCCCGCGTTGCGCTGGAGAGCGAGCGGGACAGTCGTTGCAGGGGGAACAGGGTCGGGCTGGGGAACGCCGAACCGAACGGTACAGTGGCCGGATCCTTGATCGAGTCCAGCACCGAAAACACCAGCTCGCTGACGTCGACTTCGGTGCTGTCGTGCACCTGGGTGCTGATCACCGGCTCGGCAAACGGATTGGGTGCATGGGCGTTGACGAAGTAGCCGGAGCGCGGCCGGGCCCGGATCAGGCCACGTCGCTCCAGCAGGTAATAGGCCTGGAACACTGTGGACGGGCTGACGCCGTATGCCTGGCTGGCATAACGCACCGACGGCACACGCTGTCCTGGCCCCAGCACGCCGGAGCGGATCAGTTCAGCGATGTCATCGGCGAATTTCTCGTAGCGTTTCATAGCGGGCTCAGTCTTGAGTGACACAGGGTTTTGGGCTTTTAAACGGTGGGAGCGGGCTTGTGGGAGCAAAGCTTGCTCGCGAAGAACGATGACGCGACCTTACTATTGATATCCGTGTCGCCTGCGTCGCGAGCAAGCTTTGCTCCCACAAGCTTGCTCCCACAAAAGTTTGGCATCTTAAGCCTCAACGATTTACCGGCGCCACAAAGCGGCTGGTGGCCTCACTGAAGGTCTCAGGCTCGTCACTGTCGGCCACCTTGAAGATCATCTCCCGGGAACCGCTGCGGGGCCGTTCGCTGAGCATCGCCACCGACACCGGTACGTCGAGGATTTCCCCCGGCGCCAGGCTCAATTGCGTTCTGCCCTGCAGGACAAAGCCCTCGGCGTCCGTCAGGGACAACTGATAATCCTGGCGCTGCTGGGTCTTGTTGATGATTTTCAGGCTGTAGATGTTTTCGATCTGGCCCAGGCTATTCTCGCGGAACAGCCCGCGGTCCTTGGTCACGTCCAGTGAGACCATGGGGCGTTCTACCAGCGCCACGGCCAATGCCCCGATCATCACCAGCAGCACGGCGGTATAACCGATCAACCGGGGCCGCAACAGGTGAGTCCTGCCGCCTTGCAACTGATGTTCAGAGGTGTACTTGATCAGGCCACGGGCGTAACCCATCTTGTCCATGATCGAGTCGCAGGCATCGATGCAGGCGGCGCACCCGATGCACTCCATTTGCAGGCCGTCGCGAATGTCGATGCCGGTGGGGCAGACCTGCACGCACATCTGGCAATCGATGCAATCGCCCAAGCCCAGATTGGCCGGGTTCACTTCGCGCTTGCGCGGGCCACGGATTTCGCCACGGGTCGTGTCATAGGAAATGGTCAGGGTGTCTTTGTCGAACATCACGCTCTGAAACCGTGCATAGGGGCACATGTGCATGCACACCGCTTCACGTAGCCAGCCAGCGTTGAGGTAGGTGGCGCCGGTAAAGAACAGCACCCAGAACAGACTGACACCGGCTATTTGCAGGGTCAGAAGCTCTTCGGCCAGTGGACGGATCGGCGTGAAATAACCGACGAAGGTCAAGCCGGTGAGCAGGCTGATAGCCAGCCACAACGTATGTTTGGCTGAGCGACGCAGCAGCTTGTTCAAGGTCCAGGGCGCCGCCTGCAGCTTGATCCGCTGGTGCCTTTCGCCCTCGGTGATTTTCTCGCACCACATGAAGATCCAGGTCCAGGAGCTTTGCGGGCAGGTGTAGCCGCACCACACCCGACCGGCAAATACGGTGATCGCGAACAGGCCGAAGGCGGCGATGATCAGCAGTGCCGACAGCAGGATGAAATCCTGGGGCCAGAAAGTCGCACCAAATATGTGGAATTTGCTTTCGGCGAGGTCCCAGAGCACCGCCTGGCGGTCGCCCCAGTTCAGCCATACGGTGCCGAAAAACAGCAGGAACAGAAGCCCTGCACCGCTGATGCGCAAGGTGCGGAACAAACCGGTAAAGCTGCGGGTGTGGATCAGGTTATCGGTGGTCCGGGCCTTTATCTTCGTCGGCGCGGGCTCGAAGTGCTGTATCAACTGGACGGGGATTCTTTCGCTCATGGTCGGTCGCTCCTCAGCCTGTAACTGGCCGGCGCACTATGACCATCGAACTGTTTTCATAACAGACTCAGGTATCTCGATAAAAACCGGATCAGATGCCCTGAAGCCTTGGCCCTGCGACACTTTGATGCATCCAGGATCAGACCAATATCCCTATGGCGAGGAGCCCTGTGGGAGCAAAGCTTGCTCGCGATGCAGGCTCCTCGGTGCCACAGACCACCAAGTTGTGTTCAACGCGGAAAACACAGAGGACTATGTTCTTTAACCAAAGGGACTCAGATCACCGAATCGCTATCAGTCGCCTTGAGGTTCTTACGCCCATCGACCGCCCCGGCCACGGTCAGGGCATCGGCTTGCGCCTCGGTGATGTAGACCCGACCACCGTTGAGATCCACCGCTGACATGGCTTTTTCCGAGTCCGTGATAATGGTCAGCTCGCTGGCGGCCCGCTGTTCGTTGATCTCTTCGGTGTCGAAAGAGCAGATTTGGTTGCTATCGATACTTACACTCATGGTTACGTTTCCTTCTGGATGTCCTGAACGTTAGGCGCCGGCCCGCAGCCAGGGTTCGTTGCGTCTGATCAGCGGTCGGGCGCACCTCTGGCCTGGCTTGCGGTCCATCGTTTATCGACTGGAAAGAGGACCGTTCATGGACGCCTGGTGGCATGAAGTCTGGATAACCCTGCAATCGGAATTCGCTGATATCACCGATGCGCAGCAGATGACGCGGGTAACCGTGCGCCTGCTGATGGCCGCGGTGTTGGGCGGCATCCTGGGTTTTGAACGTGAACACAAGGGCAAGGCCGCCGGGGTTCGGACCCATATGCTGGTGGCCCTGGGTGCGGCGCTGTTTGTCCTGGTGCCGCAGATGTCCGGCTCTGAAGCCGACGCCATGAGCCGAGTGGTGCAAGGCGTCATCGCTGGTATCGGTTTTCTCGGCGCGGGCACCATCCTCAAAGGCAACGACAGTGACGAAAGCCACGTAAAAGGCCTGACCACCGCCGCCGGTCTGTGGATGACTGCCGCCATCGGCGTCGCCGCCGGACTGGGGCGGGAGTCGACCGCAGTGCTCAGTACGGTGTTGGCGCTGGCGATCTTCAGTGTGATGCCGCTGATTGTCCGGGCGCTGGAGAAGGAGGATAAGCCGTGACTGCGATCTCCAGCCAGGACACATAATCCAGTGTGGGAGCGGGCTTGCTCGCGAAAGCGGTGTGTCAGCCAAGGTTTCGTCGACTGACACGCCGCTTTCGCGAGCAAGCCCGCTCCCACAGTTTTTTTGTTATCCACTAGGCTGTTAATCAAACCCGCTCCGGCGGCGCCTCGCTCGGCGGGTCGCCCAGAGGGGGCTGCGGATCAAGCGGCGGGTCTTGCTCCGGAATCGGCTCGGGGTCAGGACCGGGCGGCGGCAGGTTGGGGTCGTCAATGTTGGGATCCGGGGTTTCGGCCGGGATGGGGATGTTCATCTGGACGGGTCTCCGTGACGCACATGGCTTGAGTCGTGCTTAACCTTGTTGACCACCTTGCGCCTGGTTTGATCCCGCTGGCATCGGGGCAAATCACTCTGAACTTTTAACCGGTGGTTCGGTTCGGAGTTTAAGTGAGTTTTTTCAGGGATCCTTTTTTTCAAGGACTACTGGGCCTTTACCGCCACAACGTCCATGGGGCGTAAAAGGAGCGATGTTCGATGACTGCTGAACACCCGACTGACCTGACCTACAACCCGCATTTGCCTCTGTCCCAGGCCCTGTTACTGCCGCGTATTGCAATTGAAAACACCATGCCAGTCATCGATGGCGGGCAATTCGCGGCCAAGGCCGTGGCTGGGCAGGGCGTGATCGTGACCAGTAAAGTGTTCGCCGATGGCCATGACAAAATGGCTGTGCGCATCCGTTGGCGCGCGCTGGAAAATGACGCCTGGAACAGCGAGGTCATGATCGAGTTGGGCAATAACGGCTGGCAAGGCCAGTTCAATGTGCCGGAGCAGGGCCGTTATGTGTTCCGGATCGAAGCCTGGATCGATCAGTTCGCCAGTTTCCGCTATGAGCTGGAGAAGAAATTCGGTGCCGGGGTTCCCATCAGCCTCGAATTGCAGGAAGGGCGCAATCAGGTGCAGATGGCCGCCGAGCGCAGCGAAGGTGAGCTGAGTGAGCAACTGGCCGCCTTGCACCATGAGCTCTCCGGCCTGTTGCCGACTGAGCAGGTGGCGTTGTTCCTGGCGCCGCGCAGCGCCGCTCTCATGTCCCGGGCCGATCATCGGCCATACGTCAGTCTCAGCCCCGAATATCCACTGGACGTGGAGCGCAAGCTGGCCGAGTTCGCCAGTTGGTACGAACTGTTTCCCCGTTCGATCACCGATGATCCCAAGCGCCATGGCACCTTCAATGACGTGCATTCGCGTCTGGCGATGATCCAGGACATGGGCTTCGATGTGCTGTACTTCCCGCCGATTCACCCCATCGGTCGCAGCTTTCGCAAGGGCCCGAACAACTCCCTCACCGCCGGCCCCGACGACCCGGGCAGCCCCTACGCCATCGGTAGCGAGGAGGGCGGTCACGAAGCGATTCACCCGCAGTTGGGCTCTCGCGAGGATTTCCGGCGCCTGGTGTCGGCGGCGGCCGATCACGGCCTGGAAATTGCCCTCGACTTTGCCATCCAGTGTTCCCAGGATCACCCGTGGCTTAAGCAGCATCCGGGCTGGTTTAGCTGGCGGCCGGACGGCACGATCAAATATGCGGAAAACCCGCCGAAGAAGTACCAGGACATCGTCAACGTCGACTTCTACGCCGCCGATGCGATTCCCAGCCTGTGGCTAGAGCTACGGGACGTGGTGGTGGGTTGGGTCAATGAAGGCGTGAAGATCTTTCGCGTCGATAACCCCCACACCAAGCCGTTGCCATTCTGGCAATGGTTGATTGCCGATGTGCGGGCCCAGCACCCTGAAGTGATGTTCCTCGCCGAAGCCTTCACCACGCCGGCCATGATGGCACGCTTGGGCAAGGTCGGTTATTCCCAGAGCTACACCTATTTCACCTGGCGTAATACCAAGGCTGAACTGGCGACGTATTTCACCGAACTCAACGAATCGCCGTTACGCGAATGCTACCGGCCGAATTTTTTCGTCAACACGCCGGACATCAACCCGGCGTTTCTCCATGAGTCGGGGCGCGCCGGGTTTCTGATCCGCGCGGCCCTGGCGACCATGGGCTCGGGTCTGTGGGGCATGTATTCGGGGTTTGAGTTGTGCGAATCGGTCCCGGTGCCGGGCAAGGAGGAATACCTCGACTCGGAAAAGTATGAAATCCGCCCCCGGGACTTCACCGCGCCCGGCAACATCATTGCCGAAATCGCCCAGCTCAACCGCATCCGTCGGCAGAACCCGGCGTTGCATACACACTTGGGCCTGACGATCTACAACGCCTGGAACGACAACATCCTGTATTTCGGCAAGCGCACCCCCGACGGCAGCAATTTCATCCTGGTGGCGGTGAGTCTCGATCCGCACACCCCGCAGGAAGCCAATTTCGAGTTGCCGCTGTGGGAGATGGGTCTCCCGGACGACGCCCAGACCCAGGGCGAGGATTTGATGAGCGGGCATCGCTGGACGTGGTATGGCAAGTACCAGTTCATGCGGATCGACCCGGTGTACCAACCGTTCGGGATATGGCGGATCAGTGTGGCGTGACGCGCAAGGATGGCTTTTGTGGAGAGGGAGCTTGCTGTGGCGAGGGGATTTATCCCCGCTGGGTTGCGAAGCGACCCCAATAGATTAAGCCCGATATGTCTGGTTGCCCGCGTTAAAGCCTTTTTGGGGCTGCTTCGCAGCCCAGCGGGGATAAATCCCCTCGCCACAAATAGACATCGCCCCATAAAAAGACCTCACAAGCCTGTTTCAGCGGCTTTACAGAATTTCTCAGGAGTTGCAAATGGCGAAGAAACCCCGGTCTGCCACCTTTATCAAAGACCCGCTCTGGTACAAGGACGCGGTGATTTATCAGGTCCACGTCAAATCCTATTTCGATTCCAATAACGACGGGATCGGTGATTTTCCCGGGTTGATCGCGAAGCTCGACTACATCGCCGATTTGGGCGTCAACACCATCTGGCTGCTGCCGTTCTACCCTTCACCCCGGCGCGACGACGGTTACGACATCGCCGAATACCGGGGCGTCAGCCCCGACTACGGGACCATGGCCGATGCACGGCGTTTCATCGCCGAAGCCCACAAGCGTAATCTGCGGGTGATCACCGAATTGGTCATCAACCACACCTCCGACCAGCATCCGTGGTTCCAGCGCGCGCGCAAAGCCAAGCCGGGTTCGAAGGCGCGGGATTTTTACGTCTGGTCCGACGACGATCACAAGTACGATGGCACGCGGATCATTTTTCTGGACACCGAGAAATCCAACTGGACCTGGGATCCGGTGGCCGGCCAATACTTCTGGCACCGCTTCTATTCTCACCAGCCGGACCTCAACTTCGACAATCCCCAGGTGATCAAAGCCGTACTGTCGGTGATGCGCTACTGGCTGG encodes the following:
- a CDS encoding sulfite exporter TauE/SafE family protein, with translation MDFGNVGLVIAGLVVGFIVGMTGVGGGSLMTPILLWFGINPATAVGTDLLYAAITKSGGVLVHAKNRNIDWAITGWLTLGSVPAVGLTLWFLSSLHSSPDAMNAVIKQALGFVLFATALAILFKKRLLQFAHDRAGGHYNPTGSRLNVLTVVTGLVLGVMVALTSIGAGALGTVALFILYPFLVTKRLVGTEIAHAVPLTLVAGLGHASMGNMDWHILGYLLIGSLPGIYLGSHLSGRISDEVLRPCLAVMLAMIGFKLAF
- the ccoG gene encoding cytochrome c oxidase accessory protein CcoG, which produces MSERIPVQLIQHFEPAPTKIKARTTDNLIHTRSFTGLFRTLRISGAGLLFLLFFGTVWLNWGDRQAVLWDLAESKFHIFGATFWPQDFILLSALLIIAAFGLFAITVFAGRVWCGYTCPQSSWTWIFMWCEKITEGERHQRIKLQAAPWTLNKLLRRSAKHTLWLAISLLTGLTFVGYFTPIRPLAEELLTLQIAGVSLFWVLFFTGATYLNAGWLREAVCMHMCPYARFQSVMFDKDTLTISYDTTRGEIRGPRKREVNPANLGLGDCIDCQMCVQVCPTGIDIRDGLQMECIGCAACIDACDSIMDKMGYARGLIKYTSEHQLQGGRTHLLRPRLIGYTAVLLVMIGALAVALVERPMVSLDVTKDRGLFRENSLGQIENIYSLKIINKTQQRQDYQLSLTDAEGFVLQGRTQLSLAPGEILDVPVSVAMLSERPRSGSREMIFKVADSDEPETFSEATSRFVAPVNR
- a CDS encoding DUF4174 domain-containing protein — protein: MLIRSLTFATLLAIAGPLFAADGDSPLAVDKGKSRPLIVIAPSTVDPAWVSLKKALEEPAGKQGFSERNLVLYTVLNTMGQRDGKDLDPQSTMALIRSLKLGAGAQTKIILVGKDGEKKLEHSGAIELKDIFDTVDKLPSAEQEAAAPTPTPAPEAAPAKDVKGAKASKPMAEPKPLED
- a CDS encoding DUF3203 family protein, which translates into the protein MSVSIDSNQICSFDTEEINEQRAASELTIITDSEKAMSAVDLNGGRVYITEAQADALTVAGAVDGRKNLKATDSDSVI
- a CDS encoding Dyp-type peroxidase; the encoded protein is MSYYQPGILATPVPPQARHLFFALESVEALPAAIDKLLLQLDGRVVIGLGESLVQALGAQVEGLRAFPALAGVGVDNPSTQHALWCWLHGEDRGELLHRSRAIEAALAPALRLVQMNETFRHMTGHDLTGYEDGTENPHDEAAIAAALAQGVDGVRGGSFAAIQQWQHDLDGFAAMQPHERDNIMGRRLSDNEEIDDAPESAHVKRTAQESFAPEAFVVRRSMPWIEGDRAGLMFLAFGFSLDAFEAQLRRMSGLEDGITDGLYRMSRPITGGYYWCPPLLDGRLDLRALAR
- a CDS encoding MgtC/SapB family protein, which gives rise to MDAWWHEVWITLQSEFADITDAQQMTRVTVRLLMAAVLGGILGFEREHKGKAAGVRTHMLVALGAALFVLVPQMSGSEADAMSRVVQGVIAGIGFLGAGTILKGNDSDESHVKGLTTAAGLWMTAAIGVAAGLGRESTAVLSTVLALAIFSVMPLIVRALEKEDKP
- the ampC gene encoding class C beta-lactamase; amino-acid sequence: MHIAKSILTGAFFIACGTTTGFAQERVEDTVNAVIQPLMKQQDIAGMAVAITHKGERHYFNYGVASKDTKQAVTDQTLFEIGSVSKTFTATLGAYAQAQGKLSLSDPAGRFAPELSGSALQGISLLNLATYTPGGLPLQFPGEADHPDRMFSYYKTWKPLYPVGTQRLYSNPSIGLFGYLAARSLGRPFDDVMEQTLMPGLGLKHSYVRVPKDQLNRYAQGYAKDGKPVRVGPGALDSEAYGVKTSSSDLLRFIEANLRPEKLDADLRQAIATTHTGFYKASGMTQGLGWEFYPYPVTLDALLAGNAPQMALMPQKVEPLNPPLPAPDNSWINKTGSTGGFGAYAAFVPGKAMGIVILANKNYPIEERVKAAHKILTALEKQ
- a CDS encoding SDR family oxidoreductase; its protein translation is MDKVIVITGGGRGIGAATALLAADLGYRICINYQSDEGAAQDVLGQVRAKGAQAIAVRADVSIEDEVVALFDRVDAELGRVTALVNNAGTVAHKSRLDEMSEFRILKIMKTNVLGPILCAKHAVLRMSPRHGGQGGSIVNVSSVAARLGAPGEYVDYAASKGALDTFTIGLSKEVAGEGIRVNAVRPGYIYTDFHALSGDPDRVSKLESAIPMARGGRPDEVAEAIIWLLSDKASYATGTFVDLGGGR
- the mapR gene encoding GntR family transcriptional regulator MpaR (MapR regulates genes involved in Pseudomonas quinolone signal (PQS) production and anthranilate metabolism) encodes the protein MKRYEKFADDIAELIRSGVLGPGQRVPSVRYASQAYGVSPSTVFQAYYLLERRGLIRARPRSGYFVNAHAPNPFAEPVISTQVHDSTEVDVSELVFSVLDSIKDPATVPFGSAFPSPTLFPLQRLSRSLSSATRDMDPRVVVTDMSPGNPQLRRQIALRYMVGGLMLPMEELLVTNGALEALNLCLQAVTEPGDLVAIEAPAFYASLQVLERLKLKAVEIPVHPRDGIDLDVLEQTLERHPIKACWCMTSFQNPMGATMPEERKQALVELLRRHQVPLIEDDVYAELYYGQQAPKPAKAFDTEGLVMHCGSFAKSLAPGYRIGWVAAGRYAQKIERLKLMTSLCASMPAQAAIADYLQHGGYDRHLRKLRYALEEQQSAMLAAIARYFPAQTRVSQPAGGYFLWLELPEQMDSLKLFQMALAQGISIAPGPIFSPTRRFGNCIRLNYGSPWTEVSEKAMETLGRIIRSF